The genome window AACCAGGCGGCGGCCCTGTCACTGGGCGGCGCGCTGCTGGGCTTTTCCGCCACCATCGCCTCGTCCCTGATGCACACGGCCGACTACCAGCAGTTCTTCGCCTGGGCCTTCGGCGCCATGGTGGTGCAATTGCTCGCCTATGTGGTCACCACGCGCCTGCTGCACATGTCGAAGGACCAGATCGAATCGAACAACAGCGCCTTCGGCGGCTTGCTGGGCGCCATTTCCCTGTCGATCGGCGCCATCAACGCCGCCTGCATTTCCTGACACCGTTTTATCTTATTCAAGGATATCCATCATGAGCCTCGGCAGCTTTATCAAGAAGCAGTTTATCGACGTACTGCAGTGGAACGAAGAAACGGAAGGCGTACTGGCCTGGCGTTTTCCCATGCAGGACTTCGAAATCCAGAACGGCGCCATCCTGAATGTGCGCGAATCGCAGGTCGCCGTCTTCGTCAATGAAGGCAAGATCGCCGACGTCTTCGGTCCCGGCACGCACAAGCTGACGACGCAGACCTTGCCGCTGCTGACCAACCTGAAAAACTGGGACAAGCTGTTCGACTCGCCCTTCAAGTCCGACGTGTATTACTTCAGCACCCGCGTGCAGACGGGCCGCAAGTGGGGCACGCCGCAGCCGATCACCATCCGCGACAATGATTTCGACATGATCCGCGTGCGCGCCTTCGGCATGTACTCATACCGCATCGCCGACGCCCGCACCTTCTTCACAGAGATCAGCGGCACGCGCGAAGTCTATACGCGCGACGAGGTGGAAGATCAATTGCGCGGCATTCTGATGTCGAGCATGGCCAGCTCGCTGGGCGGCGCGAATGTCCCCTTCCTCGACATGGCGGCCAACCAGGCGCTGATGGCGCAAGAGGTCAAGGATGGCCTGGCGCAGGCGTTTGCCCGCTATGGCGTGGGCCTCGATGAATTCAACGTGGCCAGCATCAGCCTGCCCGAGGAATTGCAGGCGGCGCTCGACGAGCGCATCTCGGCCGGCATGAAGGGCGGGCTGGGCGCCGACAAGATGAGCGGGTACACCAAATTCCAGGTCGCCAACGCGATCCCGCTGGCGGCGCAGAACGAAGGCGGCATGGCCGGCATCGGCGCGGGACTCGGCGCCGGGTTGTCGATCGGCCAGGTGATGGCGCAGGGGATGGGCAATGCGTTGCAACAGCCCGCACCGGCGCCGGCTCCGGCGGCGCCACCGGCTCCTGCGGAAGAACCGATCGAGGCGCGCCTGGAAAAGCTCAAGGGTTTATTGGACAAGGGACTGATTTCGGCGGCCGACTATGACGGCGCGAAAGCGGAACTGCTGAAGAAACTGATCGGCTGATTAGAGCGAAATACGACTGCATGCAAACTGTTTCCTGTCCCAGCTGCGGCGCGGAAGTCCGTTTCCGCTCGCACGCTTCCGTGCTCGCCGTGTGCGAGTACTGCCACAGCACCATCCTCAAGGACGCCGATTCCGTCAGGGACGTGGGCAAGATGTCGGCCGTCCTGGAAGACTATACACCGATCCAGATCGGCACGGCCGGCGTGCACGACAGCCTGCACTTCACCGTCGTCGGGCGCATCCAGCAGCGCTACAGCGCCGGCACGTGGAACGAGTGGTATCTGCTGTTCGACGACGCCAGCACGGCGTGGCTGGGCGACTCGTCCGGCCTGTACACGCTGACGCGTGAGCGCAGCACGCAAGGCACCTTACCCGTCTTTGGTGAGCTGGCGCCAGGCAAGCGCTATACGATTTGCGGCGAGCCGTACACGGCGGCCGAGATCCGCAATGCCGAATGCATCGCCGGCCAGGGTGAATTGCCGTTCAAGGTGGGCGCGGGCTGGCGCATCCAGGTGGCGGACTTCCGCAACTACGCGAGCTTTATCACGCTCGATTACACGGATGGCCCGCAACCGGTCGTCTACCAGGGTGTCGCCGTCACCCTGGACAGTTTGAAGTGCCAGCTGCTGCGCGACGACGATGCGATCGCCAAAAGCGCCGGCAAGTACCGCGGCAAGCTCGATGCGCTCGACTGCCCGTCCTGCGGTAGCGGCATCAAGTACGTCCCTGGCGCGGCGGCGCAGCTGGTGTGCCCCGCCTGCCACGCGCAGCTCGACGCCAGCGGCCCGGAAGCGCAGGTGCTGGCCATCGGCAAGCGGGTGCACGACAATGCCGACATCACGCTGGAGCTGGGCGCCAGCGCGAAGATCAGCAATGCCGACTTTACGGTGATCGGCATGATGCGCCGCGCCGACGACGAAGGCAGCGAGTGGAACGAATACCTGCTGTACAACGCGCGCGCCGGCTTCTTCTGGCTGGTGGAGACGGACGACGGCTGGTCGCGCTCGAACGTGCTGCCGAACTGGCCGAACTGGGCGTCATTGGACGCCGCCAGCTGCACGCTCGATGGCGCCACCTACCGCAAACTGTATGACTACGGCTCGCAGGTCGTGTATGCGGCGGGTGCCTTCAACTGGAAGGTGGCCGTCGGCGACAGCACGCGCGTGTTTGAATTCGAGCAGGGACAGACCAAGCTGGCGGCGGAGCTCACCGGCGAGGAAATGACGTGGTCGCGCTCCGTACCCGTCGCCTATGACCAGATGGCCGCCTGGTTCGGCGCCGCCTTCCACGGCGGCGCCAAGGTACAAAATATTAAACTGAGCCACCGTGGCATCGCCAAGGTCTTCATCGTCATCGTGCTGGTCTTGAATGCGATCCCCATGTTTGTCTCGTTCTCCAGCACCTTGATGTGGAGTTTGCTGGGCTGCCTGGCGCTGTTCCTGCCCGCCGTTTTCCTCGACAAGAATGCAAAGAATCCCCCATGAGTAAATATGTGATCTATGCCCTGATGGTGACGTTTTCCGTCACGGCCGCCAACTGGGTGCGCATGTTCAAGGTAGCCGGCAGCGGCAGCGGAAGCAGCTGGAGTTCGCGCACGGGCAGCGGCGGCGGCAGCTATGGCGGCGGCTCCAGCGGCGGCAGCCACAAGTAAGCATGACAGCCACACCGCATCTGCCCCTGGGCATCCATCTGCTGGCCGACCTGTCGGGCATCGCGCCCGAATGCCTGCGCGACGCCGCCGCGCTCGAACGCCTGCTGCGCGCAGCGGCCACTACGGCCGGCGCGCAGGTGCTGCACAGCCATTTCCACAGCTTTGGCGCAGGCCAGGGCGTCACGGGCGTGGTACTGCTGGCCGAATCGCACATTTCCATCCACACCTGGCCGGAATGCAGCTTTGCCGCCGTCGATATCTTCATGTGCGGCGCGGCGCAGCCGCAGCTGGCGCTCGACGTCATCAAGGACGCGCTGCAGGCGGCGCACTGCCAGCTGCAGTCCGTGCGGCGCGCCCCGCCCGGGTAGGCCTGGCGTCGCTGGTGGATCGCGTGGGGATCGCTTACACTGTCGGCTCATATCCCAACCGTGACTCCCATGCGCCGTTCCGCCCTCCTCGCCCTGCCCCTGCTACTGCTGGTTTCCGCCTGTGACGACTACACGGCGCCGAGCCTGTACCAGGCCACCACGCCCGAGTGCAAGACGTGGACGGAAGGTTCGCGCTTCGAGCTGCCGCGCGGTATCAACGTGTATGCCACGCCACCCGTCACCCTGAAGGAAGGCGGTACGGAACTGGCGCTGATCTTCACCTTGCCCGTCGGTACGCAAGCCAGTTTTACGCGCCTGTCCTTCCTGCTGGAAGAACCGCACAAGGAACCGTTCGCCGAGGCGAAGGTGCTGACCATCTACCAGCGCGGCATGAACCGCAAGGCGGAAATCGTCGACGTCATCGAAACGCTGCCCATCATGTTTTCCGCCGTGGGCAGCAGCAAAGAAACCCAGTGGCGGCTGCGCCTGCAACTGCCGCGCCAGCTGCCGCAGCGCTTTGATTTATCCATGCCCGACATGCTCGTCGCCGGCAAGCGCTACCCGGTGCGCACGTTTACCTACCGTTATTTCCCCGAGCGCAGCGCCTACGGCATGTGCAGCTGAGGTTGACGGCGGCGCACGCCGCGGGCACACTGGCGTTTTTCATCACACAACAGGAGTAGACAACATGCGCCATTCGGATACTGCCGTGCTGTCGGCTGCCTGATCACTGTTTTCCCCTGCGTAGCCTGTTAGCTCGCAATTGCCCATACGCGTGATCGCGTAGCCGACTTCCCCTTCTTTCGTGCCAGTCATGCCGACTGGCGGTGCCTGCACGCGCAGGCTACACGTCCGCACGCGGACGACAGAATCTGGAATCACGCTACCATGATCGCATTCGATTTTGCGCAACTACGCCTTATCGGGCTGCAGCAGGCCATCGCCAGCGCAGCCACCCAACTCGACGTATCGTCCCCCGCCGCGCAACTACTGCGCGTGAGCGCCGTGCACCGCGACAGCCTGCTCGTGCACGACGGCAGCAAGGAACACCCGGCGCATATCCTGCCGCGCCTGCTGCACGAGTTACTCGCGCAGGACACCATCCTCACGGTCGGCGACTGGGTCACCGCCGAACCCGATCTTCACGGCACGCTGTGGATAACGGCGCACTTATCCCCCGTCACGCAAATCGCGCGGCGCGGCAATGACGGCCGCCGCCAACTGCTCGCCAGCAATGTCGACACGGCCCTGCTGGTGATGGGGCTCGATGGCGACTTCAACCCGCGCCGCCTGGAGCGTTATCTCACCATCGTGCTGGCGGCGCAAGTGACGCCCGTGGTGGTCCTGAGCAAGGCCGACCTGGCCGACGACGTGCCGGGCAAGCTGGCCCAATTGAGACTGCGCCTGCCGCCCCACGTGCCGCTGTTTGCCATCGATACGCGCCACGCGTATGACGTGGCCATTCTGGAACCCTGGCTGGGCGCCGGCCAGACTCTGGTGCTGCTCGGTTCATCGGGCGCCGGCAAGTCCAGCCTGACCAACACCCTGTGTACGGCCGGGCAGGCAACGAATGGCGTGCGCCACGGCGACGGGCGTGGCCCGCATACGACGACGGCCCGCTCCCTGCACCTGTGCTCCAGCGGCGCCTGCATCATCGACACGCCGGGCTTGCGCAGCTGGCAGGCCGATGCCGATGCGCAGACCCTGGCGGCCACGTTTGACGATATCGCGGTGCTCGCAGCGACGTACCAGTTCCGCGATTGCCAGCACGCCAGCGAGCCCGGTTGCGCCGTGCGCGGCGCCGTCGATGGGGACCGCCTGCGCAATTATCACAAGCTGCTGCGCGACGCCCGCCGTGGCGAGGCAACGCCGCTCGAGCGCATTAGCGCGCGCGCCAAGTGGAAGACGATATTGAAGGCGGAACTGGAAAGGGGAAAAGACAAGCGCCGTTAATTTTTACTGAAATTAGTTTTACTGAAGTTAATTTTGCTGAAAAAAAAGGCAGCCCGCAGGCTGCCTTTTGTATTACTGCCTGCGCGCAAATTAATGCTTGCGCAGCTTCTGGATCGCTGCCAGCTGCGCAATCGCGCTGGCCAGCTCGGCTTGCGCTTGCGCGTAGTCGATGCCCGAATCCTTGTTGTGGATATTTTCTTCCGCCAACTTCTTCGCTTCCAGCGCTTTCGCTTCGTCCAGGTCGTGACCGCGGATCGCGGTATCGGCCAGGACGGTCACGGTGTCCGGTTGCACTTCCAGCAGGCCGCCAGCAACGAAGACGAATTCTTCTTCAGCCTGGCCGACTACCTTGATGCGGACCGCGCCCGGACGGATGCGGGTAATCAAAGGCGTGTGGCGTGGGTAGATACCCAGCTCGCCCTGCTCACCCGGCAACGCGACGAATTCTGCTTCGCCTGAAAAAATCAGTTCTTCAGCGGAAACCACGTCAACGTGAATTGTGTGTGCCATGTGTGTCCTATCGGGTTGAAGAACCCCGCCTGGTAAGGGGCGGGGTTAGGCCCAGACTTAACTTAGTTAAGTTTCTTGGCTTTTTCGATTGCTTCTTCGATCGTGCCGACCATGTAGAACGCTTGTTCCGGCAGGTGATCGAGTTCGCCCGAAGCGATCATTTTGAAGCCCTTGATCGTGTCTTTGAGCGAAACGTATTTACCAGGCGCGCCGGTAAAGACTTCAGCGACGTGGAAAGGCTGCGACAGGAAACGCTGCATCTTACGTGCACGGGCGACCAGCAGTTTGTCTTCCGGTGCCAGCTCGTCCATACCCAGAATCGCGATAATGTCGCGCAATTCCTTGTAGCGTTGCAGGGTCGTTTGCACGGCACGCGCGGTGTCATAGTGCTCTTGACCAACGATCAACGGATCGAGCTGACGCGAGGTCGAATCGAGTGGGTCCACGGCTGGGTAGATACCCAGGGAAGCGATGTCACGCGACAGCGCAACGGTCGAATCCAAGTGAGCAAACGTGGTAGCAGGCGATGGATCGGTGTAATCATCGGCTGGAACGTAGACGGCCTGGATCGAGGTGATCGAACCGGTCTTAGTCGACGTGATACGCTCTTGCAGACGGCCCATTTCTTCAGCCAGGGTTGGTTGGTAACCCACAGCCGACGGCATACGACCCAGCAGTGCCGATACTTCGGTACCGGCCAGCGTAAAGCGGTAGATGTTGTCGACGAAGAACAGAACGTCCTTGCCTTCATCACGGAACGATTCAGCGATCGTCAGGCCGGTCAGCGCGACGCGCAGACGGTTACCTGGCGGTTCATTCATCTGACCGTAGACCATCGCGACTTTGGAGTTCTCTGGATTTTCCAGATCGACCACTTTCGCGTCAGCCATCTCGTGGTAGAAGTCGTTACCTTCACGCGTACGCTCACCCACACCGGCGAACACGGACACGCCGCTGTGCGCTTTGGCGATGTTGTTAATCAATTCCATCATGTTGACGGTCTTGCCTACGCCAGCGCCGCCGAACAGACCGACTTTACCGCCTTTTGCAAACGGGCACACCAGGTCGATCACCTTGATGCCGGTTTCCAGCAGTTCTTGCGATGGCGACAGTTCGTCGTATGCAGGAGCGGTGCGGTGGATCGACGCGACTTGCTCGTGCGACACTGGGCCGCATTCGTCGATCGGGTTGCCCAGCACATCCATGATGCGACCCAGGGTTGCTTTACCGACTGGCACCATGATAGGTTTGCCGGTGTTCTGGATCATCATGCCGCGACGCAAGCCATCGGACGTGCCGAGTGCAATGGTACGGACAATGCCGTCGCCCAACTGCTGTTGTACTTCCAGGGTCAGTTCCGAGCCTGCCATCTTCAAGGCATCAAATACCTTAGGCATCGCGTTGCGGGGAAACTCAACGTCCACCACAGCGCCGATACACTGAACGATTTTGCCATCAGCCATGTTCGTTCCTTCAATATAGTTAAATTCGTTTAAACCGCAGCCGCACCGGCGACGATTTCGGAGAGTTCTTTGGTAATCGCAGCTTGGCGGGTCTTGTTGTAGATCAGCTTCAGTTCGCCGATCACACTACCCGCGTTGTCGCTTGCAGCTTTCATCGCGACCATCCGTGCCGATTGCTCGGACGCCAGATTCTCCGCGACTGCCTGGTACACCAGCGCTTCTACATAGCGCTCCAGCAATTCGTCGATCACGCTTTGCGCATCCGGCTCGTAGATGTAATCCCACGTGTGGGCGCCCTTGTCGGCGACCATCTTGTCGGCCGTCAGGGGCAGCAATTGCTCCACGACTGGTTCCTGTTTCATCGTGTTGATGAATTTGGTGTAGCACAGGTACACTGCATCGATCTTGCCTGCCTGGAACTCTTCGAGCATGACCTTGACGGGTCCGATCAATTTGTCCAGGTGGGGCGTATCACCGGTTTGAATGGCGTGCGCGATGATCTTGACGCCGATGCGATTCAAAAAACCCAAACCCTTGTTACCGATGGCAACTGCTTCAATCCGGTTGCCAGCTGCTTCCAGCTCGCGCGACTTCGACATCACCTGGCGCAGGATGTTGGTGTTCATGCCGCCGCACAGACCCTTGTCGGTCGTGACAACGATGAAACCCACTGCCTTCGCTTGCGTACCCTGGGCAGCTGCCAGGAACGGGTGCGTGTATTCCGGATTGGCGGTCGCCAGATTGGCGGCGATATTCCGAATCTTGTCACTATAGGGACGGGCGGCCCGCATCCGGTCTTGCGCCTTGCGCATTTTGGACGCGGCGACCATTTCCATCGCCTTGGTGATCTTCTTCGTATTCTCTACGCTCTTGATCTTGCCTCGTATCTCTTTGCTTGATGCCATGAGTCCTTACTCCTTCTGCGCGTAGGGCGGCGCCTCACTCGAGGTGGGCGCCGCCTGGCCGCTTAATATGCGCCGGATTTCTTGAAATCAGCAATGGCCGCCGACAGAGTTGCTTCGCTGTCTTTGTCGAGTTGCTTGGTTTCTTCGATCTTGGCCAGCAGAGCAGCTTGCTTGGTCTTCATGTAAGCGTGGACACCAGCTTCGAACGACAGCACTTGCTTGACTGGCACGTCGTCCATGAATCCTTTGTTCACCGAGAACAGCGATACGGCCATTAGCGAGATCGACAGTGGCGAGTACTGGGCTTGCTTGAGCAATTCCGTGACGCGGGCACCACGATCCAGCTGCTTGCGGGTCGACTCGTCCAGGTCGGATGCGAACTGCGCAAACGCGGCCAATTCACGGTACTGCGCCAAGTCGGTACGGATACCACCGGACAGGTTTTTGATGACCTTGGTCTGGGCGGCGCCACCGACGCGCGATACGGAAATACCGGCGTTAATCGCTGGACGGATACCGGCGTTGAACAGCGAGGTTTCCAGGAAGATCTGACCGTCGGTAATCGAAATCACGTTGGTTGGAACGAATGCGGACACGTCGCCAGCTTGCGTTTCAATGATCGGCAGTGCCGTCAGGGAACCGGTCTTGCCTTTGACGGCGCCGTCGGTGAACTTCTCGACGTAGGCGGCATTCACGCGTGCTGCGCGTTCCAGCAGGCGGCTGTGCAGGTAGAACACGTCGCCTGGGTACGCTTCGCGACCTGGTGGACGGCGCAGCAGCAGCGAGATTTGACGGTATGCAACAGCTTGTTTGGACAGATCATCGTAGACGATCAGTGCATCTTCACCGCGGTCACGGAAGTATTCGCCCATGGCGCAACCGGAGTACGGCGAGATGTATTGCATGGCGGCCGATTCCGAAGCGGAAGCGGCGACAACGATGGTGTATTCCATCGCGCCGTGCTGTTCCAGCGAGCGCACGATGTTCTTGATCGACGAGGCTTTTTGGCCAATCGCGACGTAGATACATTTCATGCCCTGGCCTTTTTGATTGATGATCGCATCAATCGCCACAGCCGACTTGCCGGTTTGACGGTCGCCGATGATCAGTTCGCGCTGGCCGCGGCCAACTGGAACCATCGCATCGATCGACTTCAGGCCGGTTTGCATTGGTTGCGAAACGGACTCACGGGCGATCACGCCCGGAGCGATTTTTTCAATCGCGGCCGTCAGTTTCGTGTCGATGGCGCCTTTGCCGTCGATTGGCTGACCCAGCGCGTTGACAACGCGGCCGAGCAGCTCAGGACCAATTGGCACTTCCAGAATGCGGCCGGTGCATTTCACCGTGTCGCCTTCGGAGATGTGCTCGTAGGCACCCAGAATCACGGAACCGACGGAGTCGCGTTCCAGATTCATTGCCAGGCCAAACGTGTTGCCTGGGAATTCCAGCATC of Janthinobacterium sp. PAMC25594 contains these proteins:
- a CDS encoding DUF350 domain-containing protein; this translates as MPAILNYLIHLLLAAGLLIVFFIIYTRVTPYNEVLLIRQGNQAAALSLGGALLGFSATIASSLMHTADYQQFFAWAFGAMVVQLLAYVVTTRLLHMSKDQIESNNSAFGGLLGAISLSIGAINAACIS
- the atpA gene encoding F0F1 ATP synthase subunit alpha produces the protein MQLNPSEISELIKSRIQGLDGGAEVRNQGTVISVADGICRIHGLSDVMQGEMLEFPGNTFGLAMNLERDSVGSVILGAYEHISEGDTVKCTGRILEVPIGPELLGRVVNALGQPIDGKGAIDTKLTAAIEKIAPGVIARESVSQPMQTGLKSIDAMVPVGRGQRELIIGDRQTGKSAVAIDAIINQKGQGMKCIYVAIGQKASSIKNIVRSLEQHGAMEYTIVVAASASESAAMQYISPYSGCAMGEYFRDRGEDALIVYDDLSKQAVAYRQISLLLRRPPGREAYPGDVFYLHSRLLERAARVNAAYVEKFTDGAVKGKTGSLTALPIIETQAGDVSAFVPTNVISITDGQIFLETSLFNAGIRPAINAGISVSRVGGAAQTKVIKNLSGGIRTDLAQYRELAAFAQFASDLDESTRKQLDRGARVTELLKQAQYSPLSISLMAVSLFSVNKGFMDDVPVKQVLSFEAGVHAYMKTKQAALLAKIEETKQLDKDSEATLSAAIADFKKSGAY
- the atpG gene encoding F0F1 ATP synthase subunit gamma gives rise to the protein MASSKEIRGKIKSVENTKKITKAMEMVAASKMRKAQDRMRAARPYSDKIRNIAANLATANPEYTHPFLAAAQGTQAKAVGFIVVTTDKGLCGGMNTNILRQVMSKSRELEAAGNRIEAVAIGNKGLGFLNRIGVKIIAHAIQTGDTPHLDKLIGPVKVMLEEFQAGKIDAVYLCYTKFINTMKQEPVVEQLLPLTADKMVADKGAHTWDYIYEPDAQSVIDELLERYVEALVYQAVAENLASEQSARMVAMKAASDNAGSVIGELKLIYNKTRQAAITKELSEIVAGAAAV
- a CDS encoding DUF4178 domain-containing protein, with amino-acid sequence MQTVSCPSCGAEVRFRSHASVLAVCEYCHSTILKDADSVRDVGKMSAVLEDYTPIQIGTAGVHDSLHFTVVGRIQQRYSAGTWNEWYLLFDDASTAWLGDSSGLYTLTRERSTQGTLPVFGELAPGKRYTICGEPYTAAEIRNAECIAGQGELPFKVGAGWRIQVADFRNYASFITLDYTDGPQPVVYQGVAVTLDSLKCQLLRDDDAIAKSAGKYRGKLDALDCPSCGSGIKYVPGAAAQLVCPACHAQLDASGPEAQVLAIGKRVHDNADITLELGASAKISNADFTVIGMMRRADDEGSEWNEYLLYNARAGFFWLVETDDGWSRSNVLPNWPNWASLDAASCTLDGATYRKLYDYGSQVVYAAGAFNWKVAVGDSTRVFEFEQGQTKLAAELTGEEMTWSRSVPVAYDQMAAWFGAAFHGGAKVQNIKLSHRGIAKVFIVIVLVLNAIPMFVSFSSTLMWSLLGCLALFLPAVFLDKNAKNPP
- a CDS encoding F0F1 ATP synthase subunit epsilon; amino-acid sequence: MAHTIHVDVVSAEELIFSGEAEFVALPGEQGELGIYPRHTPLITRIRPGAVRIKVVGQAEEEFVFVAGGLLEVQPDTVTVLADTAIRGHDLDEAKALEAKKLAEENIHNKDSGIDYAQAQAELASAIAQLAAIQKLRKH
- the atpD gene encoding F0F1 ATP synthase subunit beta, whose product is MADGKIVQCIGAVVDVEFPRNAMPKVFDALKMAGSELTLEVQQQLGDGIVRTIALGTSDGLRRGMMIQNTGKPIMVPVGKATLGRIMDVLGNPIDECGPVSHEQVASIHRTAPAYDELSPSQELLETGIKVIDLVCPFAKGGKVGLFGGAGVGKTVNMMELINNIAKAHSGVSVFAGVGERTREGNDFYHEMADAKVVDLENPENSKVAMVYGQMNEPPGNRLRVALTGLTIAESFRDEGKDVLFFVDNIYRFTLAGTEVSALLGRMPSAVGYQPTLAEEMGRLQERITSTKTGSITSIQAVYVPADDYTDPSPATTFAHLDSTVALSRDIASLGIYPAVDPLDSTSRQLDPLIVGQEHYDTARAVQTTLQRYKELRDIIAILGMDELAPEDKLLVARARKMQRFLSQPFHVAEVFTGAPGKYVSLKDTIKGFKMIASGELDHLPEQAFYMVGTIEEAIEKAKKLN
- the speD gene encoding adenosylmethionine decarboxylase, whose translation is MTATPHLPLGIHLLADLSGIAPECLRDAAALERLLRAAATTAGAQVLHSHFHSFGAGQGVTGVVLLAESHISIHTWPECSFAAVDIFMCGAAQPQLALDVIKDALQAAHCQLQSVRRAPPG
- a CDS encoding SPFH domain-containing protein produces the protein MSLGSFIKKQFIDVLQWNEETEGVLAWRFPMQDFEIQNGAILNVRESQVAVFVNEGKIADVFGPGTHKLTTQTLPLLTNLKNWDKLFDSPFKSDVYYFSTRVQTGRKWGTPQPITIRDNDFDMIRVRAFGMYSYRIADARTFFTEISGTREVYTRDEVEDQLRGILMSSMASSLGGANVPFLDMAANQALMAQEVKDGLAQAFARYGVGLDEFNVASISLPEELQAALDERISAGMKGGLGADKMSGYTKFQVANAIPLAAQNEGGMAGIGAGLGAGLSIGQVMAQGMGNALQQPAPAPAPAAPPAPAEEPIEARLEKLKGLLDKGLISAADYDGAKAELLKKLIG
- the rsgA gene encoding ribosome small subunit-dependent GTPase A, with protein sequence MIAFDFAQLRLIGLQQAIASAATQLDVSSPAAQLLRVSAVHRDSLLVHDGSKEHPAHILPRLLHELLAQDTILTVGDWVTAEPDLHGTLWITAHLSPVTQIARRGNDGRRQLLASNVDTALLVMGLDGDFNPRRLERYLTIVLAAQVTPVVVLSKADLADDVPGKLAQLRLRLPPHVPLFAIDTRHAYDVAILEPWLGAGQTLVLLGSSGAGKSSLTNTLCTAGQATNGVRHGDGRGPHTTTARSLHLCSSGACIIDTPGLRSWQADADAQTLAATFDDIAVLAATYQFRDCQHASEPGCAVRGAVDGDRLRNYHKLLRDARRGEATPLERISARAKWKTILKAELERGKDKRR